In one window of Virgibacillus proomii DNA:
- the leuS gene encoding leucine--tRNA ligase, translating into MSFHHQQIEKKWQQHWLENKTFKTNTYSNKKKMYALDMFPYPSGAGLHVGHPEGYTATDIISRMKRMQGYEVLHPMGWDAFGLPAEQYALDTGNSPEDFTKKNIAVFKRQIQALGFSYDWDRELSTMDPNYYKWTQWIFIKLYEHGLAYMDEVAVNWCPALGTVLANEEVIDGKSERGGHPVIRKPMKQWMLRITAYADRLLEDLEELDWPESLKEMQRNWIGRSEGAEVRFAIDSIDEEFTVFTTRPDTLFGATYAVLAPEHPLVKKIVTAEQKEAVDQYIHTIETKSDLERTDLAKDKTGVFTGAYAINPANGAKIPIWIADYVLMSYGTGAIMAVPAHDERDYEFATTFNLPIVEVVSGGDISKEAYTGDGKLVHSDFLNGLNKDTAITRMIEWLEENGKGTKKVTYRLRDWLFARQRYWGEPIPIIHWEDGTMTTVPEEELPLKLPEMDNIKPSGTGESPLANCEEWVNVIDPKTGKKGRRETNTMPQWAGSCWYYLRYIDPNNPDKIADPKALEKWLPVDLYIGGAEHAVLHLLYARFWHKFLYDIGVVSTKEPFMKLFNQGMILGKGNEKMSKSKGNVVNPDDVLESHGADTLRLYEMFMGPLDASIAWSEKGLDGSRRFLDRVWRLMVNEKGELSNKIAEENDHTLDKVYHETVKKVTEDFDNLHFNTAISQMMVFINECYKAEKLPKSYIEGFIKLLSPIAPHISEELWGIMGHSNTITYEPWPTYDETKLVEDEIEIVVQIMGKVRAKLLVSKDITKEELEKKALENEKIKELTAGKTIRKVIVIPGKLVNVVAN; encoded by the coding sequence ATGAGCTTTCATCATCAGCAAATTGAAAAGAAATGGCAACAGCATTGGCTGGAAAATAAAACATTTAAAACAAATACGTACTCCAATAAGAAAAAAATGTATGCTTTAGATATGTTTCCTTATCCATCTGGAGCTGGACTACATGTCGGACATCCGGAAGGTTATACTGCTACAGATATTATTTCCAGAATGAAACGAATGCAGGGATATGAAGTCCTGCACCCGATGGGATGGGATGCATTTGGTCTTCCGGCGGAACAATATGCGTTAGATACCGGAAATAGTCCGGAAGATTTTACGAAAAAGAATATAGCTGTTTTTAAACGGCAAATACAAGCACTTGGATTTTCGTATGATTGGGACAGAGAATTAAGTACGATGGATCCTAATTATTATAAATGGACACAATGGATTTTTATTAAGTTATATGAACATGGGTTAGCTTATATGGATGAAGTTGCTGTGAACTGGTGTCCAGCATTAGGAACGGTACTTGCTAATGAAGAAGTAATTGACGGGAAAAGTGAGCGAGGCGGTCATCCTGTGATTCGCAAGCCAATGAAGCAGTGGATGCTACGAATAACCGCTTATGCAGATAGGTTATTAGAGGATTTAGAAGAATTAGATTGGCCAGAAAGCTTAAAAGAAATGCAACGAAATTGGATAGGGCGATCAGAAGGTGCCGAGGTTCGTTTTGCGATTGATTCCATAGATGAGGAATTTACAGTGTTTACAACAAGACCAGATACGCTGTTTGGCGCTACTTATGCAGTGTTAGCACCAGAGCATCCACTGGTTAAAAAAATTGTTACAGCTGAGCAGAAAGAAGCTGTAGATCAATATATTCATACGATTGAAACGAAGTCAGATCTTGAAAGAACTGATTTAGCTAAAGATAAAACCGGTGTCTTTACAGGTGCGTACGCGATAAACCCTGCTAATGGAGCAAAAATACCAATCTGGATTGCTGATTATGTATTAATGAGCTATGGAACAGGGGCAATTATGGCGGTTCCTGCACATGATGAACGAGATTATGAATTTGCTACTACGTTTAATTTGCCAATTGTTGAAGTAGTTTCTGGAGGAGATATCTCTAAAGAAGCGTATACGGGTGATGGAAAGCTGGTTCATTCTGATTTCTTAAACGGATTGAATAAAGATACTGCTATTACCCGTATGATCGAATGGTTAGAGGAAAACGGAAAAGGTACAAAAAAGGTAACATACCGACTTCGTGATTGGTTATTTGCACGTCAACGCTATTGGGGAGAACCAATTCCAATTATTCATTGGGAAGATGGGACAATGACTACTGTTCCAGAAGAAGAACTACCATTAAAACTACCTGAGATGGATAATATTAAGCCGTCGGGCACTGGTGAATCTCCATTAGCAAACTGTGAGGAATGGGTAAATGTAATAGATCCAAAAACAGGCAAAAAAGGTAGAAGAGAGACAAACACCATGCCTCAATGGGCGGGAAGCTGTTGGTATTATTTACGATATATTGATCCGAATAATCCAGATAAAATTGCTGACCCGAAGGCACTAGAAAAGTGGTTGCCGGTAGATCTTTACATTGGTGGTGCAGAGCACGCCGTTCTTCATTTATTATACGCACGCTTTTGGCACAAGTTCTTATATGACATTGGAGTTGTTTCAACAAAAGAACCATTTATGAAATTATTTAACCAAGGAATGATTCTTGGAAAAGGCAATGAAAAAATGAGTAAGTCAAAAGGAAACGTCGTAAATCCAGATGATGTTTTGGAATCACACGGTGCAGATACACTACGGCTTTATGAAATGTTTATGGGGCCGCTAGATGCTTCCATTGCATGGTCGGAAAAAGGACTTGATGGGTCTAGACGCTTTTTAGATCGTGTGTGGCGTCTAATGGTGAATGAAAAAGGCGAGTTGTCCAATAAGATTGCAGAAGAAAATGATCATACTTTAGATAAGGTTTATCATGAAACTGTAAAAAAAGTAACTGAGGATTTTGATAACTTGCATTTTAATACAGCTATTTCACAAATGATGGTATTTATTAATGAATGTTATAAAGCAGAAAAACTTCCAAAATCCTATATAGAAGGTTTTATTAAATTACTTTCTCCAATTGCTCCGCATATTTCTGAGGAACTTTGGGGAATTATGGGTCATTCAAATACTATCACTTATGAGCCATGGCCAACTTATGATGAAACGAAGCTTGTTGAAGATGAAATTGAAATAGTTGTGCAAATTATGGGGAAAGTTCGAGCTAAACTTCTTGTTTCTAAAGATATTACAAAAGAAGAATTAGAAAAAAAAGCGCTAGAGAATGAAAAGATAAAAGAGCTAACTGCTGGAAAAACAATTCGAAAAGTGATTGTTATCCCGGGTAAGTTAGTCAATGTTGTAGCAAATTAA
- a CDS encoding class I SAM-dependent methyltransferase — protein sequence MLHGILHYAHYLLEATLEKNETVIDATCGNGNDTLFLSNVVGDNGHVFAFDIQTEAIQATRQKLIENGKTNVTVIHDSHANLKKYLPSNDILLGGAVFNLGYLPRSDKTVITKAESTIKAIDTILHFLKPNGIIVLVVYHGHKGGKEEKKAILKHVIRLNQRRYHVLQYGFINQKNNPPFIIAIQKRA from the coding sequence ATGTTACACGGAATTCTGCATTACGCACACTACTTATTGGAAGCTACACTTGAAAAAAACGAAACTGTTATTGATGCAACTTGTGGAAACGGGAACGATACCCTTTTTTTAAGTAATGTTGTTGGTGATAATGGTCATGTGTTTGCTTTTGACATCCAAACAGAAGCTATCCAAGCAACCCGACAAAAGTTAATAGAAAATGGGAAGACGAATGTCACTGTCATTCATGATAGTCATGCAAATTTGAAAAAATATCTACCTTCAAATGACATATTACTAGGTGGAGCAGTATTTAATCTCGGCTATTTACCAAGAAGCGATAAAACGGTTATTACTAAAGCTGAATCAACGATTAAAGCGATAGATACCATTTTACACTTTCTAAAACCAAATGGCATAATAGTTTTAGTTGTTTATCACGGACATAAGGGCGGTAAAGAAGAAAAAAAAGCTATTTTAAAACATGTAATAAGGTTAAATCAGCGTCGATACCATGTCTTGCAATATGGCTTTATTAATCAAAAAAACAATCCTCCATTCATTATCGCTATTCAAAAAAGAGCCTAG
- the adhE gene encoding bifunctional acetaldehyde-CoA/alcohol dehydrogenase yields MTTKTKVSSPKEQVSHTIDQLVVNAERALDEFKKLDQQAIDAIVKEMALAGIDKHMELAKLAIEETGRGVFEDKVIKNIFATEYIYHNIKYDKTVGIINENELEGVEEYAEPAGVVCGITPVTNPTSTTMFKSLISIKTRNPIIFAFHPSAQKSSSYAAKILLDAAVKAGAPKNCIQWIETPSIDATKTLMNHPGVSLILATGGAGMVKSAYSSGKPALGVGPGNVPCYIEKTAMIKRAVNDLILSKTFDNGMICASEQAVIIDKEIYDTVKQELITNRCHFLTNDEIKKVGKLVINPTTCAVNPDIVGKPAYEIAKMAGVNVEKNTKILIAELEGVGPEFPLSREKLSPVLACYKVNSTEEGIKRAEEMLHFGGLGHSAVIHSTDDDIIEKYSHRMKAGRIIVNSPSSQGAIGDIYNAHMPSLTLGCGTYGGNSVSTNVGTINLINIKKTARRKNNMQWFKLPPKIYFERNAIQYLEKMPDISKAFIVTDPVMVKLGYVDKALYYLRKRPDYVHCEIFSDVEADPSIDTIQKGTEMMRQFKPDVIIALGGGSPMDAAKAMWLFYEYPEVDFHELKQKFMDIRKRIVKYPKLGKLAKFVAVPTTSGTGSEVTSFTVITDKKANMKYPLADYELTPDVAIVDPQFVMSVPKQVTADTGMDVLTHAIEAYVSNMANDYTDGLAIKAIQLVFEYLPKAYHNGNDALAREKMHNASTIAGMAFSNAFLGINHSLAHKLGAAFNIAHGRANTILLPHVIRYNAQKPEKFVSFPKYEYFIADKRYAEIAATLNLPARTVEEGVESLVQAIIKLAKELNIPMSMKDAGINEQEFEAQVDELAELAFEDQCTTANPKLPLVTELAEIYRKAYKGV; encoded by the coding sequence ATGACTACTAAAACAAAAGTAAGTTCCCCAAAGGAGCAAGTTTCTCATACAATCGATCAACTAGTAGTTAACGCAGAGCGTGCTTTAGATGAATTCAAAAAATTAGACCAACAAGCAATTGATGCGATTGTTAAGGAAATGGCTTTGGCTGGAATTGATAAACATATGGAATTAGCAAAGTTAGCGATTGAAGAAACTGGTCGCGGAGTCTTTGAGGATAAAGTAATCAAAAATATTTTCGCAACTGAATATATTTATCATAACATAAAATATGATAAAACGGTTGGCATTATTAATGAAAACGAATTGGAAGGTGTTGAAGAGTATGCTGAACCAGCAGGAGTTGTCTGTGGTATAACACCTGTTACTAATCCAACATCGACAACCATGTTCAAATCATTAATTTCAATTAAGACTAGAAATCCAATTATTTTTGCCTTTCATCCATCCGCGCAAAAAAGTAGTAGTTATGCAGCAAAAATTCTGCTGGATGCTGCAGTAAAAGCTGGTGCACCGAAAAATTGTATTCAATGGATAGAAACTCCTTCTATTGACGCAACAAAAACGCTAATGAATCATCCTGGTGTATCATTAATCCTTGCAACTGGTGGAGCAGGAATGGTGAAATCTGCCTATAGTTCTGGAAAACCTGCACTCGGCGTTGGGCCTGGAAACGTACCATGCTATATTGAAAAAACAGCTATGATTAAACGTGCTGTGAACGATCTTATTCTTTCTAAAACTTTTGATAATGGTATGATTTGTGCGTCCGAACAAGCAGTAATCATTGATAAAGAAATCTATGATACGGTTAAACAAGAACTTATAACAAATAGATGTCACTTTTTAACGAATGACGAAATTAAGAAAGTTGGAAAGCTCGTAATCAATCCAACAACATGTGCTGTTAATCCAGATATTGTAGGAAAACCTGCATATGAAATCGCCAAAATGGCAGGAGTAAATGTAGAAAAAAATACGAAGATTCTTATTGCTGAACTCGAAGGCGTTGGTCCTGAATTTCCGCTATCCAGAGAAAAGTTAAGTCCTGTCCTGGCTTGTTACAAGGTAAATTCCACGGAAGAAGGAATAAAAAGGGCGGAAGAAATGCTACATTTTGGTGGATTAGGACATTCTGCAGTGATTCATTCAACCGATGATGACATCATAGAAAAATATTCACATCGTATGAAAGCGGGAAGAATCATTGTAAACTCTCCTTCTTCTCAAGGAGCAATCGGCGATATTTATAATGCTCACATGCCTTCTCTGACTTTAGGGTGTGGAACATATGGAGGTAACTCTGTCTCTACGAATGTTGGCACCATAAACCTGATAAACATTAAAAAAACAGCACGGAGGAAAAATAATATGCAATGGTTTAAGCTACCTCCTAAAATTTATTTTGAAAGAAATGCAATTCAATATTTAGAAAAAATGCCGGATATATCAAAAGCTTTTATTGTCACCGATCCAGTTATGGTTAAGCTTGGCTATGTAGATAAAGCACTGTATTATTTACGGAAGCGCCCTGATTACGTGCATTGTGAAATTTTCTCTGATGTCGAAGCAGATCCATCGATTGATACCATCCAAAAAGGTACAGAAATGATGCGCCAATTTAAGCCTGATGTGATAATTGCTCTTGGTGGCGGTTCACCTATGGATGCGGCTAAAGCAATGTGGCTATTTTATGAGTATCCGGAAGTCGATTTCCATGAATTAAAACAAAAATTTATGGACATTCGCAAGCGAATTGTTAAATATCCAAAATTAGGAAAGCTAGCAAAATTTGTTGCCGTGCCAACTACATCTGGAACAGGATCAGAAGTTACTTCTTTCACAGTTATTACCGATAAAAAAGCCAATATGAAATATCCATTAGCCGATTATGAATTAACACCAGATGTAGCAATAGTAGATCCGCAATTTGTTATGTCTGTACCAAAACAAGTAACTGCTGATACAGGGATGGACGTTTTAACACATGCGATTGAAGCGTATGTGTCTAATATGGCAAATGACTATACGGATGGTTTAGCCATAAAAGCAATCCAATTAGTATTTGAATATTTACCAAAAGCATATCATAATGGAAATGATGCTTTAGCAAGAGAAAAAATGCATAATGCATCTACAATTGCAGGAATGGCATTTTCCAACGCGTTTTTAGGTATTAACCATTCCCTCGCCCATAAATTAGGTGCTGCATTTAATATTGCACATGGCCGAGCAAATACGATTCTACTTCCACATGTTATTCGCTACAATGCACAAAAACCGGAAAAATTCGTCTCATTTCCGAAGTATGAATATTTTATTGCTGACAAGCGCTATGCAGAAATTGCAGCTACGTTGAATCTTCCGGCAAGAACAGTAGAGGAAGGTGTTGAAAGCTTAGTACAAGCTATCATTAAACTTGCAAAGGAATTAAATATTCCAATGAGCATGAAAGATGCAGGAATAAATGAACAAGAATTTGAAGCACAAGTAGATGAACTTGCTGAATTAGCTTTCGAAGATCAATGTACAACGGCAAATCCAAAACTTCCATTAGTTACGGAATTAGCCGAAATTTATCGAAAAGCATATAAAGGAGTTTAG
- a CDS encoding tetraprenyl-beta-curcumene synthase family protein, producing the protein MSYQVPSTPASLMIAVYRKIFPTVKKELTYWQKRANEIPDEELRSQALASITAKRFHCQGGAVYAFLAGDRWKKCVRFIVAYQTISDYLDNLCDRSTTMEARSFELLHTAMTDALSGKVESTDYYAFFPHKQDNGYLLELVKTCKEVVILLDDIPTFQEQALWLAELYRDLQVHKHVIPEERVLRLTTWSRENNIYPLQWYEFSAATGSTLGIYCLISYGLAGRLYRKFANQIVTSYFPYVQGLHILLDYYIDQQEDVKEKDLNFCSYYADTSTKHERLHYFYKQANLYTESLPNHYFHQMVIQGLIGLYLGDKKVKQLNDSRAVKRMFFEKGDRAALFFHWNTRVYYFMKRFFRQKTAHTHK; encoded by the coding sequence TTGAGCTATCAAGTACCAAGTACTCCTGCTTCTTTAATGATAGCAGTTTATCGAAAGATTTTTCCTACTGTAAAAAAAGAATTGACTTATTGGCAAAAACGAGCAAATGAAATACCTGATGAGGAATTACGGTCTCAAGCATTGGCTAGTATTACAGCAAAACGTTTCCATTGTCAAGGTGGAGCAGTATATGCATTTTTAGCGGGAGATAGATGGAAGAAATGCGTGCGTTTTATTGTTGCTTATCAAACGATTAGTGATTATCTGGACAATTTATGTGATCGTAGTACTACTATGGAAGCGAGATCATTTGAGCTATTACATACTGCAATGACTGATGCATTATCCGGAAAAGTGGAATCAACAGACTATTATGCATTTTTTCCTCATAAACAGGATAATGGTTATCTATTAGAACTTGTAAAGACTTGTAAAGAAGTTGTGATATTATTAGATGATATACCAACTTTTCAAGAACAAGCTTTATGGCTGGCCGAATTGTATCGTGATTTGCAAGTTCATAAGCATGTTATTCCAGAAGAACGGGTGCTGCGATTAACCACCTGGTCTAGGGAAAATAATATTTATCCATTACAATGGTATGAGTTTTCCGCAGCAACGGGATCGACTTTAGGAATTTACTGCTTAATTTCCTATGGATTGGCAGGGAGGTTGTATCGTAAATTCGCTAACCAAATCGTTACTAGTTATTTTCCTTATGTACAAGGGTTGCATATCTTGCTTGATTATTATATTGATCAACAAGAAGATGTGAAAGAGAAAGATTTGAATTTTTGTTCTTATTATGCAGATACGTCAACAAAACATGAACGTTTACACTATTTTTATAAGCAAGCAAACTTATATACAGAATCTTTGCCAAACCATTATTTTCACCAGATGGTTATTCAAGGATTAATTGGGTTATATTTAGGGGATAAAAAAGTAAAGCAGCTAAATGACTCAAGAGCAGTCAAGAGGATGTTTTTTGAAAAGGGAGACAGAGCGGCACTATTTTTTCATTGGAATACAAGAGTATATTATTTTATGAAGCGATTTTTCCGTCAAAAGACCGCCCATACCCATAAGTAA